One genomic window of Corynebacterium diphtheriae includes the following:
- a CDS encoding anaerobic C4-dicarboxylate transporter gives MLASILDPTSGIALLLQITVILFCLVLGTRYGGMGLGLISGIGLFILAFIFGLKPGEPPVSVMLTIIAVIGCAATLQQARGLDVMMQFAEKILRKHPERITILAPITTWLLTVLCGTGHVVYTMFPIIEDIAIKTNIRPERPMAVSSTAAQMGITASPVSVAIVSLTSILAEQAGVTQSAYSIPQILAVAMPASLCGVLVAAVWSLHRGKDLDKDEAFQERLKDPDFKKSVYSESHSLIGQRFEKGAYRATGIFLGAIAIVVLLGAIEWLRPSFPNSNGDLKPLSMNLVIQMIMLVAGALMMLLCKVEPGKIASTTVFKAGMTAVFSVFGVAWMADTFFQAHLDSLVDALSGVVQSHAWAYALVLLLVSKLVNSQGAAIVAIVPLGLKLGLDPATVIGFIGAAYGYFILPTYPSDLACIGFDKTGSTRIGKYVLNHSFIIPGFICVIVSCIVGTVLAQVLL, from the coding sequence ATGCTCGCTTCAATTCTCGATCCCACGTCTGGTATCGCGCTTTTATTACAAATTACGGTAATTCTTTTCTGCCTCGTGTTGGGTACGCGATATGGCGGAATGGGGCTAGGTCTTATTTCTGGTATTGGTTTGTTTATCCTTGCCTTTATATTTGGCCTTAAACCGGGAGAGCCACCGGTGTCGGTGATGCTTACGATTATTGCGGTCATCGGTTGTGCAGCTACTTTGCAACAGGCGCGTGGTCTTGATGTGATGATGCAATTTGCGGAAAAGATTTTAAGAAAGCATCCCGAGCGAATCACGATTTTGGCTCCGATTACTACTTGGCTATTAACCGTATTGTGTGGAACTGGACATGTTGTTTATACAATGTTTCCGATTATTGAAGACATCGCGATTAAAACAAATATCCGCCCAGAAAGGCCTATGGCTGTCTCTTCTACAGCTGCCCAGATGGGTATCACAGCCTCGCCGGTGTCGGTAGCTATTGTTTCATTGACTTCTATTTTGGCGGAGCAGGCTGGTGTAACTCAATCTGCATACTCTATTCCGCAAATCTTAGCGGTTGCGATGCCTGCATCGTTATGCGGTGTTTTGGTGGCTGCAGTGTGGTCCCTGCATCGAGGTAAAGACTTGGATAAAGATGAGGCCTTCCAAGAACGTCTTAAAGATCCAGATTTTAAAAAGAGTGTATACAGTGAGTCGCATTCTTTGATCGGACAACGATTTGAAAAGGGCGCGTATCGTGCCACTGGAATTTTCTTGGGTGCCATTGCGATCGTAGTGTTACTCGGCGCGATCGAATGGTTGCGCCCATCATTCCCTAATTCCAATGGTGATCTGAAACCATTGTCTATGAATCTCGTTATCCAGATGATTATGTTGGTGGCAGGTGCCCTCATGATGCTGTTGTGCAAGGTTGAACCTGGAAAGATTGCTTCTACAACCGTGTTCAAGGCGGGAATGACCGCTGTGTTCTCTGTGTTCGGTGTTGCATGGATGGCTGACACATTTTTCCAAGCGCATTTAGATTCTCTCGTAGATGCGCTCAGCGGTGTGGTGCAAAGTCATGCATGGGCCTATGCGTTAGTTTTGCTGCTTGTTTCTAAACTTGTTAACTCTCAAGGTGCAGCGATCGTAGCGATCGTACCGTTGGGTCTTAAGCTTGGTCTGGATCCTGCAACGGTTATTGGCTTTATCGGTGCAGCGTATGGCTACTTTATTCTTCCAACGTATCCGTCAGATTTGGCTTGTATTGGATTTGATAAGACTGGTTCTACCAGAATCGGTAAGTATGTCTTGAACCATTCGTTCATTATTCCTGGCTTTATATGTGTTATTGTTTCTTGCATTGTGGGAACTGTATTAGCCCAAGTACTTCTTTAG
- a CDS encoding class I SAM-dependent methyltransferase: protein MEIHSSAAAEVFPVCRILLGKLPAHSHNRSVAPTVCDYYPQIMKTYNSKMTTQHSSDIRNSQSISASFVTPHDAPVTSRKYVPKFNSNNHRIKTAAAFEKGSEIYHAVRPNYPNSVIELLNLSPNSRVLDIGCGTGKLTEQIAQQTSSVYALDPSKDMLDSFRSTLDIPSWQATAEQTAVSDSRFSTLTCAQTWHWVEPLAASAELDRISTNDAQLLLVWNTLDVSVPWVHRLSRIMHSGDTLAEGFIPHVAQPWELVSVLRGKHAQELYPDQIHTLAHTRSYWLRASEKTREKLTHNLSWYLTDHLELPSTSLVEIPYRFDAFLYKKAPVKTQ, encoded by the coding sequence ATGGAGATTCATTCTTCCGCGGCTGCAGAGGTTTTTCCAGTTTGCCGGATCCTTCTAGGAAAACTGCCAGCACATTCACATAATCGTTCGGTTGCTCCCACGGTCTGCGACTATTATCCCCAAATAATGAAAACTTATAATTCAAAGATGACCACTCAACACAGTTCCGATATTCGGAACTCACAAAGCATATCCGCGTCTTTTGTAACTCCTCATGATGCACCCGTTACTTCACGCAAGTATGTTCCTAAGTTCAATTCCAATAACCATAGAATAAAAACTGCAGCAGCCTTCGAAAAAGGCTCCGAAATATATCACGCAGTCCGCCCCAATTATCCCAATTCGGTAATTGAACTTTTAAATCTCTCCCCTAATAGCAGGGTGCTCGATATCGGATGCGGCACCGGTAAGCTAACGGAGCAAATCGCACAACAAACAAGCTCCGTCTATGCTCTGGACCCAAGCAAAGACATGCTTGATTCGTTTCGTTCCACACTTGACATCCCCTCTTGGCAAGCTACTGCTGAACAAACTGCAGTTTCAGATTCTCGCTTTTCGACGCTTACTTGTGCACAAACATGGCACTGGGTAGAACCTCTTGCAGCTAGTGCCGAACTCGACAGAATTAGCACCAACGACGCGCAGTTGCTCTTAGTGTGGAATACTCTTGATGTCTCCGTACCGTGGGTTCACCGCCTTAGCCGTATTATGCATTCAGGCGATACCCTCGCCGAGGGGTTTATTCCCCACGTCGCACAACCGTGGGAACTAGTATCTGTTCTCCGCGGAAAACATGCCCAAGAGCTATACCCCGACCAGATACATACTCTCGCCCACACTCGTTCGTATTGGCTACGTGCATCCGAAAAAACAAGAGAAAAACTAACACATAACCTCTCGTGGTATCTCACCGATCACCTCGAATTACCTAGCACATCTTTGGTGGAAATCCCTTATCGTTTCGACGCATTTTTATATAAAAAAGCGCCAGTCAAAACTCAATAA